A portion of the Oreochromis niloticus isolate F11D_XX linkage group LG10, O_niloticus_UMD_NMBU, whole genome shotgun sequence genome contains these proteins:
- the kcnj6 gene encoding G protein-activated inward rectifier potassium channel 2, with protein sequence MEQDVESPIIRKPKLPKQAREDLPKHLAEIDRAKKIQRYVQKDGKCNVHHGNVRETYRYLTDIFTTLVDLKWRFNLFIFVLVYTVTWLFFGFMWWLIAYLRGDLDHIADNQWTPCVNNLNGFVSAFLFSIETETTIGYGYRVITDKCPEGIVLLLVQSVLGSIVNAFMVGCMFVKISQPKKRAETLVFSTNAVISMRDGRLCLMFRVGDLRNSHIVEASIRAKLIKSKQTKEGEFIPLNQTDINVGYNTGDDRLFLVSPLIICHEINQNSPFWDISQAHLAKEELEIVVILEGMVEATGMTCQARSSYVSSEIKWGYRFTPVLTLEDGFYEVDYNSFHDIYETDTPTCSAKDLADMANRARLPLTWSLASKLSQQGLPESEQEGPETKTNLEDQGKSEKTERNGDIANLESESKV encoded by the exons ATGGAGCAGGATGTGGAGAGCCCAATAATCAGAAAGCCCAAGTTGCCAAAGCAGGCCAGAGAGGACCTGCCTAAACACCTGGCAGAAATCGACCGGGCGAAAAAGATCCAGCGGTATGTCCAGAAAGACGGGAAGTGCAACGTCCATCATGGAAACGTTCGAGAGACATACCGCTATCTGACAGACATTTTTACCACACTGGTAGATCTCAAATGGAGGTTTAACCTCTTCATCTTTGTGTTGGTGTACACGGTGACATGGCTCTTCTTTGGCTTCATGTGGTGGCTTATTGCCTACCTCCGGGGTGATCTGGACCATATAGCAGACAACCAGTGGACTCCGTGCGTCAATAACCTCAACGGGTTTGTATCAGCGTTTCTGTTCTCCATTGAAACAGAGACCACCATTGGTTATGGATACAGAGTGATCACGGACAAATGCCCCGAGGGAATAGTGCTGCTTTTAGTTCAGTCAGTGCTGGGATCTATCGTGAATGCCTTCATGGTGGGTTGCATGTTTGTTAAGATCTCGCAGCCCAAGAAACGGGCTGAGACACTAGTGTTTTCCACCAATGCAGTCATCTCCATGAGAGATGGTCGGCTGTGCCTGATGTTCAGAGTTGGAGACCTCCGAAACTCACACATCGTCGAGGCTTCAATCAGGGCCAAGCTTATCAAGTctaagcagaccaaggagggggagttcatccctttgaaccagACAGATATAAACGTGGGTTACAACACAGGAGATGACAGGCTCTTCCTGGTATCGCCACTCATCATCTGCCATGAGATCAATCAAAACAGCCCCTTCTGGGATATCTCACAGGCCCACCTGGCCAAGGAAGAGCTGGAAATTGTTGTGATCCTCGAGGGGATGGTGGAGGCCACAG GTATGACCTGCCAGGCAAGGAGCTCCTACGTCAGCAGTGAGATCAAGTGGGGCTACCGCTTCACACCCGTCCTGACGCTGGAGGACGGCTTCTACGAGGTGGACTACAACAGCTTCCACGACATCTACGAAACTGACACACCCACCTGCAGTGCCAAAGACCTCGCTGATATGGCCAACCGCGCCCGCTTGCCCCTAACTTGGTCGCTGGCTAGCAAGCTGAGTCAGCAGGGGCTGCCAGAGTCTGAACAGGAGGGTCCGGAGACCAAAACCAACCTGGAGGACCAGGGGAAGAGTGAGAAGACCGAGAGGAACGGGGACATTGCCAATTTAGAGAGTGAGTCCAAAGTGTAG